One Campylobacter sputorum subsp. sputorum DNA segment encodes these proteins:
- the dapA gene encoding 4-hydroxy-tetrahydrodipicolinate synthase, with protein sequence MTAIITPFKNGKIDEETYAKLIKRQIENGIDCVVPAGTTGESATLTHDEHRACIEIAVEICKGTNTKVLAGAGSNATHEAISLAKFAQEQGVDGILSVAPYYNKPTQEGLYRHYSEISKNVDIPVLLYNVPGRTGCDIQTNTAIRLFNDCQNIYGVKEASGNIDKCVDLLAHEPNMVVMSGEDAINYPILSNGGKGVISVTSNLLPDYTAKLTHFALDEQFSKAKAINDKLYNINKIMFCESNPIPIKASMFIAGLIPVLEYRLPLCEPSNENMKKIENIMKQYDIKGF encoded by the coding sequence TTTTAAAAATGGGAAAATAGATGAGGAAACCTATGCCAAACTTATAAAAAGACAGATAGAAAATGGCATTGATTGCGTTGTTCCTGCTGGAACAACTGGCGAGAGTGCAACACTAACTCATGATGAACACAGAGCTTGCATTGAAATTGCAGTTGAAATATGCAAAGGAACAAATACTAAAGTTTTAGCAGGTGCTGGAAGCAATGCAACACATGAGGCTATATCGTTGGCTAAATTTGCTCAAGAGCAAGGTGTAGATGGTATACTTTCTGTTGCACCTTATTATAATAAACCTACACAAGAAGGGCTTTATAGGCATTATAGCGAAATTTCAAAAAATGTAGATATACCAGTTTTATTATATAATGTTCCAGGAAGAACTGGCTGTGATATACAAACTAATACTGCTATAAGACTATTTAATGATTGCCAAAATATTTATGGCGTTAAAGAAGCTAGTGGAAATATAGATAAATGCGTTGATTTACTAGCACATGAACCAAATATGGTTGTTATGAGCGGAGAAGATGCAATAAATTATCCAATTTTAAGCAATGGCGGCAAAGGCGTAATTTCTGTAACTTCAAATTTATTACCAGATTACACAGCTAAACTTACTCATTTTGCGTTAGATGAACAATTTTCAAAAGCAAAAGCTATAAATGATAAGCTATATAACATAAATAAAATAATGTTTTGTGAAAGCAATCCAATACCAATAAAAGCTTCTATGTTTATAGCAGGATTGATACCTGTGCTTGAGTATAGATTGCCACTTTGTGAACCTAGTAATGAAAATATGAAAAAAATTGAAAATATTATGAAACAATATGATATAAAAGGATTTTAA
- a CDS encoding enoyl-ACP reductase: MDNFYKGKTLVISGGTRGIGRAILLKFAKAGANIAFTYNSNEELAQTQVKELEKEYNIKARCYALNILEPETYKELFLKIDEDFDRVDFFISNAIISGRAVAGGYTKFMKLKPRGINNIFTATVNAFVVGAQEAAKRMEKVGGGSIISISSTGNRVFIENYSGHGTCKAAVEAMVRYAATELGEKNIRVNAVSGGPIDTDALKAFTNYEEVRDITAKLSPLGRMGQPEDLAGACLFLCSKDASWVTGHTLIIDGGTTFK, encoded by the coding sequence ATGGATAATTTTTACAAAGGTAAAACACTAGTTATAAGCGGTGGAACTAGAGGAATTGGCAGAGCCATACTACTTAAATTTGCTAAAGCTGGTGCAAACATAGCTTTTACTTACAATTCTAATGAAGAGTTAGCACAAACACAAGTAAAAGAGTTAGAAAAAGAATATAATATAAAAGCAAGATGTTATGCGTTAAACATACTAGAACCAGAAACATATAAAGAGCTTTTTTTAAAAATTGATGAAGATTTTGATAGAGTAGATTTTTTTATCTCAAATGCTATAATTTCAGGGCGTGCAGTTGCTGGAGGATATACTAAATTTATGAAATTAAAGCCAAGAGGCATAAATAATATTTTTACAGCAACAGTCAATGCTTTTGTAGTTGGTGCACAAGAAGCTGCAAAAAGGATGGAAAAAGTTGGTGGCGGATCAATAATATCCATAAGCTCAACTGGAAATAGAGTTTTTATAGAGAATTATTCAGGTCATGGAACTTGTAAAGCAGCGGTTGAAGCAATGGTAAGATATGCAGCAACCGAGCTTGGAGAAAAAAACATCAGAGTAAATGCAGTTAGCGGTGGACCAATAGATACAGATGCTTTAAAAGCATTTACAAATTATGAAGAAGTAAGAGATATTACAGCCAAACTTAGCCCACTTGGTAGAATGGGTCAACCAGAAGATTTAGCTGGAGCATGTCTGTTTTTATGCTCAAAAGATGCTAGTTGGGTAACTGGGCATACATTGATAATAGACGGCGGAACAACATTTAAATAA
- the pgsA gene encoding CDP-diacylglycerol--glycerol-3-phosphate 3-phosphatidyltransferase: MLNIPNILAFARIFLAPLMFYILLEIKNPTIHISWLNYFATLVFVIASITDFFDGYIARNWKQTTKLGEIIDPLADKMLTLAAFMGLMMIGRANPWAVYLILVREFFITGFRVFLASDGVKVAASMTGKVKTVFQMIAIGFLCMNWYGGSILLWIAVGLTLYSGFEYINGYCKHLNQKK, from the coding sequence ATGTTAAACATACCGAATATTTTAGCTTTTGCAAGGATTTTCCTTGCACCACTTATGTTTTATATACTTCTTGAGATAAAAAATCCAACTATTCACATAAGCTGGTTAAATTATTTTGCTACACTTGTTTTTGTTATAGCATCTATTACTGATTTTTTTGATGGTTATATAGCAAGAAATTGGAAACAAACAACGAAACTAGGAGAAATAATTGATCCATTAGCAGATAAAATGTTAACATTAGCTGCATTTATGGGTCTTATGATGATAGGCAGAGCAAATCCATGGGCTGTTTATTTGATATTAGTAAGAGAGTTTTTCATAACAGGCTTTAGAGTTTTTCTGGCAAGCGATGGCGTGAAAGTAGCTGCTTCTATGACTGGAAAAGTAAAAACTGTTTTTCAAATGATAGCAATAGGTTTTTTATGTATGAATTGGTATGGCGGATCTATTTTACTATGGATAGCGGTTGGACTAACTTTATATTCTGGTTTTGAATACATAAATGGATACTGCAAACATTTAAACCAAAAAAAATAA
- the flgB gene encoding flagellar basal body rod protein FlgB: MFAGINTTKAKPLLEQALSGRNLRNQLISSNLANVSTPFYKARDVDFESALKEKVEEIYNNKQNQILQLAQTNDAHFPRVDFPKNSFGTIYLRDGHMARNDANTVDLDVETSEMSKNAMMISAIDAALSKSGAIFKAVIEASGKI; encoded by the coding sequence ATGTTTGCAGGAATAAATACGACTAAAGCAAAACCACTTTTAGAACAAGCATTATCTGGTAGAAATTTAAGAAATCAGCTCATATCTAGCAATCTAGCAAATGTAAGCACACCTTTTTATAAAGCAAGAGATGTTGATTTTGAATCTGCTTTAAAAGAAAAAGTTGAAGAAATATATAACAATAAACAAAATCAAATATTGCAATTAGCTCAGACAAACGACGCCCATTTTCCAAGAGTTGATTTTCCAAAAAATAGTTTTGGAACAATTTATCTAAGAGATGGTCATATGGCTAGAAATGATGCAAACACGGTTGACTTAGATGTAGAAACTTCAGAAATGAGTAAAAATGCAATGATGATAAGTGCTATAGATGCCGCACTTAGTAAAAGTGGTGCGATATTTAAGGCAGTAATCGAAGCAAGCGGTAAAATTTAA
- the flgC gene encoding flagellar basal body rod protein FlgC — translation MAYLSDFDISGYGLSAQRFRMNVISSNIANSQTTRTAEGGPYRRREVIFKAFDFNKELNNQIKKSHNMLEYSNPLDDSDSPKNGDPSIMSVVVDKIVRDDKDFIMKYDPSHPDANTRGYVAYPNINPVIEMSDLIEATRAYQANVSAFQTTKSITQSAIDLLKG, via the coding sequence ATGGCATATTTAAGTGATTTTGATATAAGCGGATACGGTCTTAGTGCACAAAGATTTAGAATGAATGTGATTAGCTCAAATATAGCTAACTCTCAAACCACAAGAACAGCAGAAGGTGGTCCTTATAGAAGAAGAGAAGTTATATTTAAAGCATTTGATTTTAACAAAGAACTAAATAATCAGATTAAAAAAAGCCATAATATGTTAGAATACTCAAATCCACTTGATGATTCAGACTCACCAAAAAATGGCGATCCATCTATCATGAGTGTAGTAGTTGATAAGATAGTAAGAGACGATAAGGATTTTATAATGAAATATGACCCATCTCATCCGGATGCAAATACAAGAGGATATGTTGCATATCCAAATATAAATCCAGTTATCGAAATGTCTGATCTTATAGAAGCAACAAGAGCGTATCAAGCAAATGTGTCAGCTTTCCAAACAACAAAAAGCATAACACAAAGTGCGATAGATTTATTAAAAGGATAA
- the fliE gene encoding flagellar hook-basal body complex protein FliE, whose product MNNINKIDLNTHIGDKNLNKTSSSNGEFSKMLDNSLKELNEVQVNADKALANLATGEVKDLHQAALAISKAETSMKLMLEIRNKALSAYKEISRTQL is encoded by the coding sequence ATGAATAATATAAATAAAATAGATCTTAATACACACATAGGCGATAAAAATTTAAATAAAACTTCATCAAGCAATGGAGAATTTTCTAAAATGCTTGATAATTCATTAAAAGAGTTAAATGAAGTTCAAGTAAATGCAGATAAAGCTTTAGCAAATCTTGCAACAGGGGAAGTAAAAGATTTACATCAAGCAGCCCTTGCTATAAGCAAAGCAGAAACAAGCATGAAATTAATGTTAGAAATAAGAAATAAGGCATTAAGCGCATATAAAGAGATATCAAGAACACAATTATAA
- a CDS encoding peptidoglycan D,D-transpeptidase FtsI family protein has protein sequence MIARQSKITIVFLLVLAAFLILLVVFFYRATLDRRIVGRIASDSDTSIRGDIISKDGFRVATTQKIFDVKIDTRSLNPDKKDLFIQLYSIYTDDNPNKIKKIINSKKGYVVLSKNISSKTAAHLKELGRFFSTNSVFIPFVDDNGRKYDAQAMGIIEKGEYRVYMAQDSLTPSIGYVKEVIKNGIIKREGVKGIEKYYDDYLASIKDAQIVGSRDLSNNIIIDKPNDLGQRIDGYNVILNVSLKLQKMTEHILDTMMKDIEAREIVAGIMDSKTGEMLALATTNRYNPSNIKKENYRALNSTSSEYAYEPGSVIKPIVFAYLLSANKVNPLETIDTHNGVYKHGKSTIRDSHPAKSMSAEEVIIYSSNIGMVELSKRISGEELYMNFIKFGFTKRSGIDLPYEQRGIIPSLSELNSEIYRGTASYGYGIQTTFLQLLRAYAVFNNNGYLVTPQLVSNLQKDGKLYKGRPIPPQEQILSEDVAKRMKNILVRVVKDGTGKKADIEGLNIGGKTGTSRIAVGGGYSKSLYNASFFGFADDKFGHNYTIGVFVREPKEGKIYASQSAIPIFKSIVELLIQEQQLIPSI, from the coding sequence ATGATAGCTAGACAATCAAAAATAACTATCGTTTTCTTGCTTGTCTTAGCAGCTTTTCTAATACTTCTTGTAGTGTTTTTTTATAGAGCAACTCTTGATAGGCGTATAGTAGGTCGTATAGCAAGCGATTCTGATACATCCATAAGAGGCGATATAATATCAAAAGATGGTTTTAGAGTTGCGACTACTCAAAAAATTTTTGATGTAAAAATTGATACAAGAAGTCTAAATCCAGATAAAAAAGATCTGTTTATACAACTTTATTCTATATACACAGATGATAATCCAAACAAAATAAAAAAAATTATAAATAGTAAAAAAGGATATGTTGTATTATCAAAAAACATATCCTCAAAAACTGCAGCACATCTAAAAGAACTTGGAAGATTTTTTTCAACAAACTCAGTTTTTATACCTTTTGTTGATGATAATGGTAGAAAATACGATGCACAAGCAATGGGTATCATAGAAAAAGGAGAGTATAGAGTTTATATGGCACAAGATAGCCTAACGCCATCAATAGGCTATGTAAAAGAAGTGATAAAAAATGGAATTATAAAAAGAGAGGGTGTAAAAGGTATAGAAAAATACTATGATGATTATTTAGCATCTATAAAAGACGCTCAGATTGTGGGTTCAAGAGATTTAAGCAATAATATAATAATAGATAAACCAAATGATCTTGGACAAAGAATAGATGGATATAATGTGATATTAAATGTATCTCTAAAACTACAAAAAATGACCGAGCATATTTTAGATACTATGATGAAAGACATAGAGGCTAGAGAGATAGTTGCAGGAATAATGGATAGTAAAACTGGCGAAATGTTAGCACTTGCTACTACAAATAGATATAATCCATCAAACATCAAAAAAGAAAATTATAGAGCATTAAACTCGACTTCTAGCGAATACGCATATGAACCAGGTTCTGTTATAAAGCCTATTGTTTTTGCGTATTTATTATCCGCAAACAAGGTAAATCCGCTAGAAACAATTGATACACACAATGGTGTATATAAACATGGTAAAAGCACTATAAGAGACAGCCATCCTGCAAAAAGTATGAGTGCTGAAGAGGTTATAATATACTCTTCAAATATAGGAATGGTTGAGCTATCAAAAAGAATATCTGGCGAAGAACTTTATATGAATTTCATAAAATTTGGATTTACAAAAAGATCTGGCATAGATTTACCTTACGAACAAAGAGGGATAATACCGAGCTTATCAGAGCTAAATTCTGAAATTTATAGAGGAACTGCAAGTTATGGTTATGGCATACAAACTACATTTTTGCAACTTCTAAGAGCTTATGCTGTTTTTAATAACAATGGTTATCTTGTAACACCGCAACTAGTATCAAATTTGCAAAAAGATGGAAAATTATACAAAGGAAGGCCTATTCCACCACAAGAGCAAATTTTAAGTGAAGATGTTGCAAAAAGAATGAAAAATATACTAGTTAGAGTTGTTAAGGATGGAACTGGTAAAAAAGCTGATATAGAGGGTTTAAATATAGGCGGAAAAACTGGAACTTCTCGTATAGCTGTTGGCGGAGGATACTCAAAAAGTCTTTATAATGCTTCATTTTTTGGATTTGCGGATGATAAATTTGGACACAATTATACTATAGGGGTTTTTGTAAGAGAACCAAAAGAAGGTAAGATTTATGCCTCACAAAGTGCCATTCCTATATTTAAAAGCATTGTAGAGCTCTTAATACAAGAACAGCAACTCATACCTAGTATATAA
- the hemH gene encoding ferrochelatase: protein MKKVLFLLNMGGPSNLDEVCVFLKNMFNDKYIISVKSNLLRKFIAYMIVSFRKKEAKKNYEMIDGKSPICDITSSLVKKLKNSDYEVDFIMNYTPPFAKDALKKYKDADEFILLPLYPHHSSTTILSSIDDVKFAMRELGLNQKITQIPYFYENNLYNDVILNLIIEKIKSKNLNPQDIVLIFSAHSLPIKIIQNGDLYEKHIQDHVCILSKKLQENGVIFKDIKLAYQSKLGPVEWLGPNIVDVMKEITHKKVIVFPIAFCIDNSETIFEIDIEYKKLSKELNYEFFDVIECPNDRDDFAKFIDTTTRNTFCL from the coding sequence ATGAAAAAAGTTTTATTTCTTTTAAATATGGGCGGTCCTTCAAATTTAGATGAAGTTTGTGTATTTTTAAAAAATATGTTTAATGATAAATATATAATAAGTGTAAAAAGTAATCTTCTTAGAAAATTTATAGCTTATATGATAGTTAGTTTTAGAAAAAAAGAAGCTAAAAAAAACTATGAGATGATAGATGGCAAATCTCCTATTTGTGATATTACTTCAAGTCTTGTTAAAAAACTTAAAAATAGTGATTATGAAGTTGATTTTATAATGAACTATACTCCACCTTTTGCTAAAGATGCGCTAAAAAAATACAAAGATGCAGATGAGTTTATTTTGCTTCCGCTTTATCCTCATCATTCTAGCACTACAATTTTATCAAGTATTGATGATGTTAAATTTGCTATGAGAGAACTTGGATTAAATCAAAAAATAACGCAAATTCCATATTTTTACGAAAATAATCTTTATAATGATGTAATTTTAAATTTAATTATAGAAAAAATAAAATCTAAAAATTTAAATCCACAAGATATTGTGTTGATATTTTCTGCACACTCTTTGCCTATAAAGATAATACAAAATGGTGATTTATATGAAAAACACATACAAGATCATGTTTGTATATTATCTAAAAAACTTCAAGAAAACGGTGTTATTTTTAAAGATATAAAGCTTGCATATCAGTCAAAATTAGGTCCTGTTGAATGGCTTGGTCCAAATATAGTTGATGTTATGAAAGAAATAACCCATAAAAAAGTCATAGTTTTTCCAATCGCATTTTGTATAGATAACTCAGAAACAATTTTTGAGATAGATATAGAATATAAAAAGCTTTCAAAAGAGCTAAATTATGAGTTTTTTGATGTTATTGAGTGTCCAAATGATAGAGATGATTTTGCAAAATTTATAGACACTACAACAAGGAATACTTTTTGCTTATAA
- a CDS encoding Gfo/Idh/MocA family protein, with translation MDKIKVAIVGFEDITKSYYSDLRRSDYFELVGISKQDSSKNLPDIKAQIYQSVDELYSYHSPEALIITTPANIHKKTFLQCQKYAKNFLIHAPLSTNMGEINEMAYIAKENNLKVCIGYNTRFNPTIISLKQALKKEEQIYSINIIHSSTYPKDTFGGIKMSITMSDLDLIRYITSSEISEFCVSTNSIKDKDIEDVLCAKTKTTNGIICSITNSWNYKIDRFCIEISCSSGHYMADLVAFNLRKMDDKGLINLRVDNEDMSIRFQNSEFFKYCMSGDIGNLVSINDAIAISKVIL, from the coding sequence TTGGATAAGATAAAAGTAGCTATTGTTGGTTTTGAAGACATAACAAAGAGTTATTATAGTGATCTTAGGCGTTCTGATTATTTTGAGCTTGTTGGAATTTCTAAACAAGATAGTTCAAAAAATTTACCGGATATAAAAGCTCAAATATATCAAAGCGTAGACGAGTTATATTCGTATCACTCTCCAGAAGCACTTATTATAACTACTCCTGCTAATATACATAAAAAAACTTTTTTGCAATGTCAAAAGTATGCTAAAAATTTTTTAATACATGCACCATTATCTACCAATATGGGAGAGATAAATGAAATGGCTTACATTGCAAAAGAAAATAATCTAAAGGTTTGCATTGGTTATAACACTAGATTTAATCCAACCATCATATCACTAAAACAGGCTTTAAAAAAAGAAGAGCAAATTTATAGTATAAATATCATACATTCTTCTACTTACCCTAAAGATACTTTTGGTGGTATAAAAATGTCTATTACAATGAGTGATTTAGATCTTATAAGGTATATTACTTCATCGGAAATATCAGAGTTTTGTGTATCTACAAATAGTATAAAAGATAAAGACATAGAAGATGTTTTATGTGCTAAAACAAAAACAACAAATGGAATAATTTGTAGCATAACCAACTCATGGAATTATAAAATAGATAGATTTTGTATAGAAATTTCTTGCTCTAGCGGGCATTATATGGCTGATTTAGTTGCATTTAACCTTAGAAAAATGGATGATAAGGGGCTTATAAATTTAAGAGTTGATAATGAAGATATGTCAATTAGGTTTCAAAATAGTGAATTTTTTAAATATTGTATGAGTGGCGATATAGGAAATTTAGTTAGTATAAATGATGCTATAGCAATATCGAAAGTAATTTTATGA
- a CDS encoding YdcH family protein, translated as MFHEYRELITELKNKDAHFAKIFDRHNDLDQKIKDVTEGREHMDNLELDKLKKEKLLLKDEAYAILSNYEKENK; from the coding sequence ATGTTTCATGAGTATAGGGAGCTTATAACTGAGCTAAAAAACAAAGATGCACATTTTGCAAAAATTTTTGATCGTCATAATGATCTTGATCAAAAGATCAAAGATGTGACAGAGGGCAGAGAACATATGGATAATCTTGAACTTGATAAACTTAAAAAAGAGAAACTTCTTTTAAAAGATGAAGCATATGCAATTCTTTCTAATTATGAAAAGGAAAATAAGTAA
- the argJ gene encoding bifunctional glutamate N-acetyltransferase/amino-acid acetyltransferase ArgJ — protein MFDIISLKNGLENVDGFYFGGVNAGFKKDSNDLGFIRSDEAYDVSAVFTSNKFKAAPIRHFLSYPKNFKTNFILLNSKNANAMTGQNGIDDINFIFESLSQKINLINPIMSSTGVIGYRLDTEKIISAFDKMDFNSKDSNGVASAIMTTDSFKKELAFRVELENGGYFNIAAICKGAGMINPAFATMLCFILTDANIPKEDMDEILFGSVKHSFNAISVDGDTSTNDTLMLLTSRKTEFYDKAAFREVINLITKQMALYLVQDGEGSKKVVSFGVSGAKNDEEAEIAAKALSNSLLVKTAIFGEDPNWGRIASTIGASKVECKEENLVIKYDEVIVFNKDLPQLDEQRENLAHNIMKKPSYKISCDLGIGEGKFEAYGCDLGHKYVDINSDYRS, from the coding sequence ATGTTTGATATAATTTCTTTAAAAAACGGACTTGAAAATGTAGATGGTTTTTACTTTGGTGGAGTAAATGCTGGTTTTAAAAAAGATTCAAATGATTTAGGATTTATAAGAAGCGACGAAGCTTATGATGTAAGTGCTGTTTTTACTAGTAATAAATTTAAAGCAGCTCCTATTAGGCATTTTTTAAGCTATCCAAAAAATTTTAAAACAAATTTTATACTTTTAAACTCAAAAAACGCGAATGCCATGACAGGACAAAATGGAATTGATGATATAAATTTTATTTTTGAAAGTTTATCACAAAAGATAAATTTGATAAATCCTATAATGAGTTCAACTGGTGTTATAGGATATAGACTAGATACTGAAAAAATCATATCTGCATTTGATAAAATGGATTTTAACTCAAAAGATAGCAATGGCGTAGCTAGTGCTATTATGACAACAGATAGTTTTAAAAAAGAGCTTGCTTTTAGAGTTGAGCTTGAAAATGGTGGATATTTTAATATTGCTGCTATTTGCAAAGGTGCAGGTATGATAAATCCGGCTTTTGCAACTATGCTTTGTTTTATACTAACAGATGCAAATATTCCAAAAGAAGATATGGATGAAATTTTATTTGGTAGCGTTAAGCATAGCTTTAATGCTATTAGTGTAGATGGCGATACATCCACAAACGATACTTTAATGTTGCTTACTTCAAGAAAAACTGAATTTTATGATAAAGCAGCTTTTAGAGAAGTTATAAATTTGATAACAAAACAGATGGCATTATATCTTGTTCAAGATGGAGAAGGCTCAAAAAAAGTTGTATCATTTGGTGTAAGTGGGGCAAAAAATGATGAAGAAGCAGAAATTGCTGCAAAAGCTCTTTCAAATTCACTTCTTGTAAAAACTGCGATTTTTGGAGAAGATCCAAATTGGGGAAGAATAGCTTCAACCATAGGTGCTAGTAAAGTAGAGTGCAAAGAAGAAAATTTAGTTATAAAATATGATGAAGTTATCGTTTTTAACAAGGATTTGCCGCAGTTAGATGAGCAAAGAGAAAATTTAGCTCATAATATAATGAAAAAACCAAGTTACAAAATAAGCTGCGATTTAGGAATAGGGGAAGGTAAATTTGAAGCTTATGGATGCGATTTGGGTCATAAATATGTAGATATAAACTCAGATTATAGATCATAA
- a CDS encoding potassium channel family protein, producing MSLLEKIKKFLNWSDSSKPEVDLNTELYEQLRFFRLPLIAVILMLMFGALGYVVINDFSLIDGIYQAGMTFTTVGFTEVDYISPAGRLFTIALIFTGFAVFSFSIGLVIEVLKKGSLINVFKERKMINDIARLKKHFVICYHNNYTIELTKQFRENHIPFVVVDERDDLGDLAEKYKYPYYIKAAPHTEIALKKTHFSSAKGLIALSENIADNIAIITTARLYEKELGREEYFIMSTANNEDDTVKLKKLGANSVVTPTKLVAQRLSAVSVRPDMENMLEEFLYKKGSPIDIEEIVVPDYSWVRFKRLKDTHLKELTSANIVGIKDPNNKFMPMPKDDILIGTDSKLLVIGTADGIRMTKRVIRSKYMPEELKYV from the coding sequence ATGTCTTTGCTAGAAAAGATAAAAAAATTCCTCAATTGGTCTGATTCTTCAAAGCCAGAAGTAGATTTAAATACAGAACTATACGAACAACTACGCTTTTTTCGTCTTCCGTTGATAGCAGTTATCCTAATGCTTATGTTTGGGGCATTGGGATATGTTGTTATCAACGATTTTTCTTTGATAGATGGGATTTATCAAGCTGGTATGACCTTTACAACGGTTGGTTTTACAGAGGTTGATTATATATCGCCAGCTGGAAGACTCTTTACAATAGCACTTATTTTTACCGGATTTGCTGTTTTTTCATTTTCTATAGGTCTTGTTATAGAGGTGTTAAAAAAGGGATCACTTATAAATGTTTTTAAGGAAAGAAAGATGATAAATGATATAGCTAGATTAAAAAAACATTTTGTTATTTGTTATCACAATAACTATACTATAGAACTTACAAAGCAGTTTAGAGAAAACCACATACCTTTTGTTGTGGTTGATGAAAGAGATGATTTGGGAGATTTGGCAGAAAAGTATAAGTATCCTTACTATATAAAAGCTGCGCCACACACAGAAATTGCTCTTAAAAAGACACATTTTTCAAGCGCAAAGGGGCTAATTGCTCTTAGTGAAAATATAGCTGATAATATAGCAATTATTACAACAGCAAGGTTGTATGAAAAAGAGCTTGGTAGAGAAGAGTATTTTATAATGAGTACGGCAAACAACGAGGACGACACCGTAAAACTTAAAAAACTTGGGGCAAATTCTGTTGTAACGCCAACCAAACTAGTCGCACAAAGGCTTAGTGCTGTAAGTGTTAGACCCGATATGGAAAATATGCTTGAAGAGTTTTTGTATAAAAAAGGCTCACCTATAGATATAGAAGAGATTGTGGTGCCTGATTATTCTTGGGTTAGATTTAAAAGACTAAAAGATACGCATTTAAAAGAGTTAACAAGTGCAAATATAGTAGGTATAAAAGATCCAAATAATAAATTTATGCCTATGCCAAAAGATGATATTTTAATAGGAACTGACTCTAAACTTCTTGTAATAGGTACAGCAGATGGTATAAGGATGACTAAAAGAGTCATAAGAAGCAAATATATGCCAGAGGAGTTAAAATATGTTTGA
- the rpmB gene encoding 50S ribosomal protein L28: MSKRCAITGKGPMVGNSVSHANNKSKRRFMPNLRSIRVTLEDGTTRRIKVAASTIRTMKKHSK; this comes from the coding sequence ATGTCAAAAAGATGTGCAATAACAGGAAAAGGTCCTATGGTTGGAAATAGCGTAAGCCATGCTAACAATAAAAGCAAAAGAAGATTTATGCCAAATTTACGCTCTATCCGTGTTACTTTAGAAGATGGAACAACTAGAAGAATTAAAGTTGCCGCTTCTACTATTAGAACTATGAAAAAACATTCAAAATAA